From the Lolium rigidum isolate FL_2022 chromosome 2, APGP_CSIRO_Lrig_0.1, whole genome shotgun sequence genome, one window contains:
- the LOC124689505 gene encoding DExH-box ATP-dependent RNA helicase DExH12-like — MAPNHEEVSNLAHILNNFGNVTGLFTNFEKSLVAPIRCNEVDLIHVLQHLPATTTTFPMKYLGLPLAVKRLKRSHFQYIEDKAAARLAPLYGRYFNNAGRMALVKSVLSSQAIYPLTALEVHSAANLLDKNNLVKYDRKTGYFQVTDLGRIASYYYISHGTISTYNEYLKPTMGDIELCRLFSLSEEFKYVSVRQDEKMELAKLLDRVPIPVKESLEEPSAKINVLLQAYISRLKLEGLSLGSDMVYIRQSAGRLLRALFEIVLKRGWAQLAEKALNLCKMIDKQMWSVQTPLRQFPGIPKEILMKLEKKELAWERYYDLSSQEIGELIRFPKMGKQLHRCIHQLPKLNLSAHVQPITRTVLGFELTITPDFQWDDKVHGYVEAFWVIVEDNDGEYILHHEYFMLKKQYVDEDHTLHFTVPIYEPLPPQYFIRVVSDKWLGSQTILPVCFRHLILPEKYAPPTELLDLQPLPVTALRNARYEGLYSAFKHFNPIQTQVFTVLYNSDDSVLVAAPTGSGKTICAEFAILRNHQKAVSGETNMRVVYIAPIEALAKERFRDWSKKFGEFARVVELTGETAADLKLLDKGEIIISTPEKWDALSRRWKQRKHIQQVSLFIVDELHLIGSEKGHVLEVVVSRMRRISSHIGSNIRIVALSASLGNAKDLGEWIGATSHGLFNFPPAVRPVPLEIHIQGVDIANFEARMQAMAKPTYTAITQHAKSGKPALVFVPTRKHARLTALDLCAYSSAEAGGTPFLLGSTDEMDTFIGGVNEETLQNTLRCGVGYLHEGLSDLDQELVTQLFLGGRIQVCVASSTMCWGRSLPAHLVVVMGTQYYDGRESAHTDYPITDLLQMMGHASRPLQDSSGKCVILCHAPRKEYYKKFLFEAFPVESHLHHFLHDHMNAEVVVGVVENKQDAVDYLTWTFMYRRLNKNPNYYNLQGVSHRHLSDHLSELIETVLNDLESSKCVSVEEDMYLKPLNLGLIAAYYYISYTTIERFSSMLTQKTKMKGLLEILASASEYAELPTRPGEEEYIERLVRHQRFSIDKPKYGDPHVKANALLQSHFARHTVVGNLAADQREILLSAHRLLQAMVDVISSSGWLTLALNAMELSQMVTQGMWDRDSVLLQLPHFTKDLARRCLENKEKPIESIFDLAEMSADEMRDLLQLSNSQLQDIGEFFKRFPNVDMAYEVREGDDIRAGDNVTLQVTLERDMANLPSSEVGPVHAPRFPKPKEEGWWLVVGDASGSTKQLLAIKRVALQKRARVKLEFTAAAEPGRKDYMIYLMSDSYLGCDQEYEFTVDVKDAGAD, encoded by the exons ATGGCCCCCAACCATGAGGAGGTTTCCAACCTTGCGCATATATTGAACAACTTTGGCAATGTCACCGGCCTCTTCACTAACTTCGAGAAGAGCCTTGTGGCACCTATCCGGTGCAACGAGGTGGACCTTATACATGTTCTACAACACCTTCCGGCTACTACCACGACCTTCCCAATGAAATATCTTGGGCTCCCTCTTGCGGTCAAGCGCCTCAAAAGATCTCATTTCCAATACATCGAAGACAAAGCGGCGGCGCGCCTCGCGCCTCTCTATGGAAGATATTTCAACAACGCCGGGAGGATGGCACTTGTCAAATCGGTCCTCTCCTCTCAAGCCATCTACCCCCTCACAGCCCTTGAG GTACACTCTGCTGCAAATTTGTTGGATAAGAATAATTTGGTGAAGTATGACAGGAAAACAGGATACTTTCAGGTTACTGACCTTGGAAGGATTGCCAGTTATTACTATATTAGTCATGGGACTATTTCGACATATAATGAGTATCTCAAGCCCACAATGGGTGATATTGAGCTCTGTCGCCTGTTCTCCCTGAGTGAAGAGTTCAAGTATGTTAGTGTCAGGCAAGATGAGAAAATGGAGCTGGCAAAACTTTTGGATCGTGTGCCAATTCCTGTAAAAGAGAGTCTGGAGGAGCCCAGTGCAAAGATTAATGTTCtgctgcaagcatatatatctagGCTGAAATTGGAGGGCCTCTCTCTTGGTTCTGATATGGTCTACATCAGACAG AGTGCTGGACGCCTCTTACGAGCACTATTTGAGATAGTTTTGAAGAGAGGATGGGCTCAATTAGCGGAGAAGGCTCTCAATCTTTGCAAGATGATTGATAAGCAGATGTGGAGTGTCCAAACACCCTTGCGCCAGTTTCCTGGTATTCCAAAGGAAATCCTGATGAAACTGGAGAAAAAAGAGTTGGCTTGGGAGAGGTACTATGACCTATCATCACAGGAAATCGGTGAGCTAATTCGTTTCCCAAAGATGGGGAAGCAGCTGCACAGGTGCATCCACCAGTTACCAAAGTTGAACCTGTCTGCCCATGTTCAACCTATTACTCGCACAGTTTTGGGTTTTGAATTGACAATAACACCTGATTTCCAGTGGGATGATAAGGTACATGGATATGTTGAGGCCTTTTGGGTTATAGTTGAGGACAATGATGGCGAGTACATTCTTCACCATGAGTACTTCATGCTTAAGAAGCAGTATGTGGATGAAGATCACACACTTCACTTTACAGTGCCAATATATGAGCCATTGCCTCCTCAGTATTTTATACGTGTTGTGTCTGACAAGTGGCTTGGTTCACAGACAATTCTTCCTGTCTGTTTTAGGCACTTGATTCTTCCAGAAAAATATGCTCCTCCAACTGAATTGCTTGATCTGCAACCGCTACCTGTtactgcattgaggaatgcacgatATGAAGGTCTTTATAGTGCTTTTAAACATTTCAACCCCATCCAGACTCAAGTGTTCACTGTCCTGTATAACAGTGATGACAGTGTGTTGGTTGCTGCGCCAACAGGCAGTGGCAAGACAATATGCGCAGAATTTGCTATACTAAGGAACCATCAGAAGGCAGTATCTGGGGAAACTAACATGCGGGTTGTGTATATAGCTCCTATTGAGGCTCTTGCGAAAGAAAGATTCAGGGACTGGTCAAAGAAATTTGGAGAATTTGCCCGTGTAGTGGAGCTAACTGGTGAAACTGCAGCTGATTTGAAGCTTCTTGACAAAGGGGAGATCATTATTAGTACTCCTGAAAAGTGGGATGCACTTTCTCGACGCTGGAAGCAGCGAAAGCACATCCAACAAGTCAGCTTATTTATTGTTGACGAGCTTCATTTAATTGGATCTGAAAAGGGACATGTCCTGGAAGTCGTTGTTTCTCGGATGAGGCGTATTTCAAGCCATATTGGCAGTAACATCCGGATTGTGGCGCTTTCAGCATCACTTGGAAATGCTAAAGATCTTGGAGAATGGATCGGTGCCACCTCTCATGGTCTTTTCAACTTCCCTCCAGCAGTGCGGCCAGTTCCATTGGAAATACATATTCAGGGTGTGGATATAGCAAATTTTGAGGCAAGAATGCAAGCAATGGCAAAGCCTACATACACTGCTATCACACAACATGCAAAGAGTGGTAAGCCTGCCCTGGTGTTTGTACCGACACGTAAGCATGCAAGGTTGACTGCATTGGACCTGTGTGCATACTCAAGTGCTGAGGCTGGTGGAACGCCATTCCTTCTTGGGTCGACAGATGAGATGGATACTTTTATTGGAGGTGTCAATGAAGAAACACTTCAAAATACACTGAGATGCGGTGTGGGCTACTTGCATGAGGGCCTTAGTGACCTTGACCAGGAACTTGTAACCCAGCTTTTCCTTGGTGGGAGGATCCAAGTGTGTGTTGCAAGTAGCACAATGTGCTGGGGGAGATCGTTGCCTGCTCATCTAGTTGTTGTGATGGGAACCCAATATTATGATGGCAGGGAGAGTGCTCATACTGATTATCCAATCACTGATCTGCTACAGATGATGGGTCACGCTAGCAGGCCTCTTCAGGATAGCTCCGGGAAGTGTGTTATATTGTGCCATGCACCTCGGAAGGAATACTACAAGAAGTTCCTCTTTGAGGCCTTCCCTGTGGAGAGTCATCTTCACCATTTCTTGCATGACCATATGAATGCTGAGGTTGTTGTCGGCGTTGTAGAAAACAAGCAAGATGCCGTGGACTATCTTACCTGGACTTTCATGTACCGGCGGCTGAACAAGAACCCTAACTACTACAATCTGCAGGGTGTAAGTCACAGGCATCTGTCAGATCATCTTTCTGAGCTAATTGAGACAGTGTTGAATGACCTAGAATCAAGCAAGTGTGTATCTGTAGAGGAGGATATGTACCTGAAGCCGCTCAACCTTGGTCTCATTGCTGCATACTACTACATTAGCTACACGACTATTGAACGGTTCAGTTCGATGCTCACTCAGAAGACGAAGATGAAAGGCCTCCTGGAAATTCTAGCTTCTGCATCAGAGTATGCAGAGCTTCCAACTCGCCCAGGTGAAGAAGAATATATTGAGAGGCTAGTCCGTCACCAGAGATTTTCTATTGACAAGCCCAAGTATGGTGATCCACACGTGAAGGCCAACGCTCTACTGCAATCCCACTTTGCAAGGCACACGGTGGTAGGGAACCTGGCAGCTGACCAGCGGGAGATCCTCCTTTCTGCCCACAGATTGCTCCAGGCAATGGTTGACGTTATCTCCAGCAGTGGATGGCTCACTCTTGCTCTGAATGCAATGGAGTTGAGTCAGATGGTGACCCAAGGCATGTGGGATCGTGACTCTGTGCTGCTCCAGCTTCCACACTTCACCAAGGACCTAGCCCGGAGATGCCTGGAAAACAAAGAGAAGCCCATCGAGAGCATCTTTGATCTGGCTGAGATGAGTGCTGACGAGATGCGGGATCTGCTGCAGCTATCGAACTCTCAGCTGCAGGACATCGGCGAATTCTTCAAACGGTTCCCCAACGTCGACATGGCTTATGAGGTCCGCGAGGGCGACGACATCAGGGCTGGCGACAACGTAACCTTGCAGGTCACTCTGGAGCGTGACATGGCGAACCTGCCATCTTCTGAGGTTGGCCCGGTCCACGCCCCCAGGTTCCCGAAGCCCAAGGAGGAAGGCTGGTGGCTGGTGGTCGGTGACGCCTCTGGCTCCACCAAGCAGCTGCTGGCGATTAAGAGGGTCGCCCTCCAGAAGAGGGCACGTGTGAAGCTTGAGTTCACCGCCGCCGCGGAGCCAGGGAGGAAGGACTACATGATCTACCTGATGTCCGACTCCTACCTGGGCTGTGACCAGGAGTACGAGTTCACCGTCgacgtgaaggatgctggagcagATTGA
- the LOC124689506 gene encoding tRNA nucleotidyltransferase cca2-like → MDAPNKAQGDLPIDPSAAHRDANNSGRCSKRVVRVVRGGGAGNSGNSAMAAGSLEQLQRGAEVVETVVIELTEEEEKIFQRLLDVVRHFDLGTTLRVAGGWVRDKILGEQPADIDIALDNNMTGLEFSVKYTEFLVEKKLTVGEKQQEKGKKLEGGTNVIRCNPDRSKHLETVKMSVLGRDIDFVNLRSETYVESTRIPTMKSGTAEQDAYRRDLTINSLFYNINDNCVEDFTRRGIDDLKKGLTVTPLDPKATFLDDPLRVLRAIRFATRFNFTLSDELKEAASDEKVKLELCCKISRERVGEEINHMMSGRRPVEAMSYICDLGLFYVVFAFPEKSNPPIFDNYDRCCVSHIEAAWNFAISVHNGVSRPLLDEQRQLYLYSALFFPLRKMFYLDEKSKKIEVTRYIVKESLKLPACLAKSVVNIHAASGKFAEFLLLFESNVASGTLKEELEDVYLEMPTDTLNRVYAGVILSEIKDFWRVALAISILYYYPEAENALSQQDWLKEKYMEVEHFITDLGLDEVWNWKPLLKGETIMAAMQRPKGPEIGEWKKRVFRWQLAHPNGTVDDCIDWMKQSQSKRQKLEI, encoded by the exons ATGGACGCACCCAATAAAGCCCAGGGAGATTTGCCGATCGATCCCTCCGCTGCTCACCGAGATGCCAACAATTCGGGGAGGTGTTCCAAACGCGTCGTGCGGGTGGTGCGTGGGGGAGGCGCGGGTAACTCCGGCAACTCTGCCATGGCGGCGGGTTCGCTGGAGCAGTTGCAGCGGGGCGCCGAGGTAGTGGAGACCGTAGTAATAGAGCTGacagaggaagaggagaagatctTCCAACGGCTTCTGGACGTCGTCCGTCACTTCGACCTCGGCACTACACTTCGTGTCGCCGGTGGCTGGGTCCGGGACAAG ATATTAGGGGAACAGCCTGCTGACATCGACATTGCCCTTGATAATAATATGACGGGCCTCGAGTTCTCTGTCAAATACACAGAGTTCCTTGTGGAGAAGAAGTTGACAGTGGGGGAGAAGCAGCAGGAGAAAGGAAAGAAGCTGGAAGGAGGAACTAATGTTATCCGGTG CAATCCGGATCGATCCAAGCACTTGGAAACTGTTAAGATGTCTGTGTTGGGCAGAGACATTGACTTTGTTAACTTGAGGTCTGAAACGTACGTTGAAAGCACCCGTATTCCTACCATG AAGAGTGGCACTGCTGAACAAGATGCATACCGTAGGGACCTAACAATTAATAG TTTATTCTACAACATCAATGATAACTGTGTGGAAGACTTTACTCGAAGAG GTattgacgacctcaagaagggcCTTACTGTTACTCCTTTAGATCCCAAAGCTACCTTCTTGGATGACCCACTTAGAGTTCTTCGAGCAATTCGATTTG CTACTAGATTCAACTTTACATTGTCCGATGAGTTGAAAGAAGCTGCTTCGGACGAAAAGGTGAAGTTGGAACTTTGCTGCAAGATTAGCAGAGAACGTGTTGGCGAGGAG ATTAATCATATGATGTCAGGCAGACGCCCAGTTGAAGCAATGTCTTACATCTGTGATTTGGGGCTATTTTATGTTGTATTTGCTTTCCCTGAAAAATCCAACCCTCCAATTTTTGACAACTATGATCG GTGTTGTGTTTCACACATTGAAGCTGCTTGGAACTTTGCAATTTCTGTGCACAATGGCGTTTCTCGTCCCTTGCTG GATGAACAGCGACAACTTTACCTCTATAGTGCACTCTTTTTTCCTCTCCGAAAGATGTTCTACTTGGACGAAAAATCTAAGAAG ATTGAGGTCACTAGATATATTGTTAAGGAGTCATTAAAGCTGCCGGCATGTCTTGCTAAATCG GTTGTCAACATACATGCTGCCAGCGGAAAGTTCGCTGAATTTCTTCTCCTCTTTGAATCAAATGTCGCTTCAGGAACTCTCAAGGAGGAGTTGGAAGATGTATATCTTGAGATGCCAACGGACACATTGAATCGTGTTTATGCAG GAGTCATACTTTCTGAAATAAAGGACTTTTGGCGGGTGGCACTTGCTATATCCATTCTCTACTACTATCCAGAAGCTGAAAATGCCCTCAGCCAGCAGGATTGGTTGAAAGAGAAGTACATGGAAGTTGAGCATTTCATAACTGATCTAG GTCTCGATGAGGTGTGGAATTGGAAGCCATTGCTCAAAGGTGAAACCATAATGGCAGCCATGCAGCGGCCAAAAGGTCCAGAGATTGGAGAATGG AAAAAACGTGTGTTCAGGTGGCAGCTTGCGCATCCAAACGGAACCGTGGATGATTGCATCGATTGGATGAAGCAGTCGCAGTCGAAACGCCAAAAGTTAGAAATCTAG